The Cygnus atratus isolate AKBS03 ecotype Queensland, Australia chromosome 12, CAtr_DNAZoo_HiC_assembly, whole genome shotgun sequence genome has a segment encoding these proteins:
- the HSBP1 gene encoding heat shock factor-binding protein 1, whose protein sequence is MAEPDPKSVQDLTAVVQTLLQQMQDKFQTMSDQIIGRIDDMSCRIDDLEKNIADLMTQAGVEELEGENKTPATNKS, encoded by the exons ATGGCCGAGCCCGACCCCAAGAGCGTGCAGGACCTCACCGCTGTG GTGCAGACGTTGCTTCAGCAAATGCAGGACAAATTTCAAACCATGTCTGACCAAATAATTGGACGAA TTGATGACATGAGCTGTCGCATAGATGACCTGGAGAAAAATATAGCAGACCTCATGACACAAGCCGGAGTCGAAGAACTGGAAGGCGAGAACAAGACCCCTGCTACTAACAAGAGTTAA